In Aquimarina spinulae, a single window of DNA contains:
- a CDS encoding LysM peptidoglycan-binding domain-containing protein — MGDFNDLLTKLMQGQDTSESTTGASIKDMLALIKSKDELRFYVDGTPNFGHQATTVNIMKRIVDATDYSKNILMIYSGADTPKKLAILLTGLIPDDISTTSITYGKATITFLEYKDTKPNLEQIDFGFTGGADNSQVNYADLFNVTYFLRLQPYLWEKAPNQIERKGKDPYDLTKESASFAELAFKFPADSLTTVPETLWTWYAKDQTYNADLKIRSINAESIYNAHTTKKELRLWPIYGLHQFSSPAEMTLNLILSAFTAQMSSNTPIAFFILSDIAKIQEKYQEMPFDYASAFAVDLKNKNSSLPALKAKIKEVYLDTDLMGAYAQLSLDNFILKLGQQVKPLMDGGYTLSLVEGYKNGSYVKIDDLTSTLTGAGNKEIVAITLGPVPQEVYNYYYANSGLPGVFEGQGSSSLPISLGRPFLQIPKTGEEDRANYPSTLSAVNYSPVAEAAKTAALNFRNQTFDTYLQKTNPGKPETYYDALAVSGAFMVNSYTESNDVHTYFTNLGVYYQQDIHDKLMLGLVGVKLVLPIVTLLASSKARTKTSSDTDLMVLEEEALTLEGVYNKLINNYSNGGVNILNALPNTYLSSFFKLVTGNLFFITVAKEDITEEKDGDTVTQVTLSKGTTTAFGPDFNITLNFTSPEESVVTEIETEINQSWNIDGIPWIGFEKPGFSLKINEAGSAVEGGLKGNIIGSGKDSNNDPIVLETMIKYPEEENTWLITGGFSSPLSVSSFFQMAGGINLVQVLQPPLNGMAGFGLKDIQLHYNNQTHAFDYMSYAMSTDTPWELSANPPFQINPSVDVQVYNVQDVANRKIEFTVTGDFTIGKGTVSVLGTYPDFKVHGGLSDGVIQLSDLLELFGTGPLDLETAVTLLDFDLKPNEKYYQLNTILEADKPLVIGPLFTINKLTVNIIHNTGNNEVSIGGEFVVLPESMKIGLSLQSTYATGSGWTFTGTQTSGALEIGQLLTFYIAPTWKPEDGFDYAIDGLGFKIQTKTKYWEFSGKTAKPWEIDFLDLSVEGNAMVAYGKKDEEAEVGYYGNINANVTWLGINFQAFYDFDPSVKSFGIIWEFLKGEVKDIGVNGKHHYVAELSFTESTTIGSMVEKMVSWATGTQFGLAAPWNLLDKIPLNNLSLKYDFTSKQVGFSLDIGPISLGFATIESIGITYKSNQPDPKDNGVMVTLDGSFLWQDNTKEPLTWDAAKPETTPSPSGQGNKYLDLKLLALGQHVTIPGFQSVEKVQEAIKIMREDLPSTEPGEIPGINFDANSNWLVGMDFGVLKLEEDKKSTSAVALANGSEASSSGYFITMQIVFNDPNLYALRLALEGEPARIFKGLDFQILYKKISDTIGLYKAEIALPTVMRKIQLGQVNLTLPIFGIELFTNGDFQVDIGFPWKEDFSRSFTFQTLIWTPIGIPIPVMGSAGVYFGKLSSATTNKVPDTTLGTFNPVLVFGFGMQFGFGYDFDAGILKAGFSLTAVAILEGVLAKYNPYQLTTTSSSNDAQVAEAYYFWFRGTVGVIGKLYGTIDFAIIKADLNIDIRLLAQLTFSPYEPIVIQLSASVSVSLSVSINLGLFKIKMHFSFSASISQSITIKAIASNPPWGDASSGMALKAYAQNELQNAKQLRIALHNPLTVALTQVTPNWSNLEKAAVVAPLTGYLGLGLTMAGDKATELSEQQACYIAMLFLESMTPPQEDRIDGYQKAFKDTADSSFELLSKEIFRWTVAALQNGSISSEQVDNTPVTSSQLTQLLAYFSDPSNPSPIPTEAIDSFMTDQFDLHIQEQPQQETDVNATFFPMALSLELSTPDYDTDYKGVTYDFESYNTISSTYISDLRKYFDQLAIQMQEKDPATFAAFAEGEDISVGNFVFSDYFLLIAKQMVQNAQDSLKDFKYYTNSGDSPDSIVKWVNDHGDLSGDMAYTIAELFNDNSGIALNSGKTMYIAKSTYTVQQGDTFDSIANQAIYGKSFDGNSLATLNQEIQNILQEGIAISFTYNNYTYDYTTLPSQSLVQVVKAINDTVPKGNQIDINILITDGGIASIANLLLPVATLNIGLITYTTVEGDNLRSVASKFNVTPEDLANSDDKDHNNDKITDLFDSATLDMANLEQFKVGELLKEIQATQGIQHLSGMTSRYYLAGLKLPVDGVTPNYKGMWVEDNKGVLSYGDLESAGLYALDGQQFPIPTLTEGNNFEITFSKPDPDALKWLSFNGDDPAKMVITIKPDSDDAISINKVAEYATKNKLNTGLSFLGVNDLFTNSEASYPYTSEIVWNAASSINLPYGGTSPGVPTLSLWPLPDTLLQLPDLNTRAVNPRMEFLIGQYDDVSKKMINHDVAYYGLGSLVEVTIKKVPIVSDSPSTQTTYEVVGANSNNANILEKIVSEIGDNNSLIASLIPAYAVDSNGSTPDGIQTDAQNALTMGLAQVNLSTETRPDMAFDALLKTASIPEDEKMRLLNTQTDFLRLLWQASITRNGGYYLYYYNTDSKQGLPDRIFDDNGEATLSFIVMYSKPSEESLQNTITSYMNVFANGEAINKDNSVLFAQSNPNAIKLASANTQTLGELAYAYYGNIADVASDNQNLTLRSGIKLNINEGIYEVGVGGNTLQEIATRFETTVAAIQEINKQKSGSELPDQLNLFDSIFLPQLTITVGTSPGGTSFASLSDFYGENISSIANYNQDVIGIFADNQDITIIGGPKIRTATVAAGTTSIDAIRPIPAPVPDNPKTAGFGELFLQNVYSSLTYQVVANAYFNSSNIGLPSGPTTDAEDPESTDKIQVPKTLTANDNWNYQVSIPYTRFSKEVVASENDLPDGNDSPYLGLGDILQVNFAWQDIYGNSIISELSDPSTTSKEPLNEPPVLTGYTDAILGLNQWPSISSSWMVTGEEGQAKLDTGLNFDPSYYQGLISTTAKSSTTILGQYTVTVDETSAIDKANYTIDQNVNIESIVLNSDKKSVTITVDNIPENVEITVTVSNVKADVTNPSDTNVLVFNGWSKFSADNDKDLATSTVIEQATRDLQTYTQIWYQLTDPNGIAFQINTTLTPDPFVLSKDDVNSLVQEWIASIYLFIANRSMGEITTATPDSDHTISFDIDAAQVNTDQIFRLELSFTIERIGGSISGDFETTGGIKSASTSIPPLSKVEAGKTTGLEDFATGFETALSKSDVYQLKVTSGVDRDENLSNTGGTEIWATRLGLDSTTSIGYEINDTSNPVIFAPKPISNKLETKDHIPIYYFNPKTGIDFSTPSTYTDFKNIDMDLWGKQIFSSIDDVLTPEFTAAIQLVDNFGSTTFLTDMLANKKRLAEILKLSMVPVFAGQTADTSNIQETFLQQLLVKLSNAYTTRAGIQFAATVQADTIPEGADTPQLYGNINLNFIFMGVELDQEEATIVYLFFSNFMSKEEAEKIGNYTVSDDINVLNASLLSENNRIVRLKLSADAVINKTIVTITDTLFDEVGNVITPPLSHTVQKNVDGGNFSSSFSLSSPKLALSESKDAKLPFLLSSPDIIRGTENEVLSYVDLGITYAGFAIEHQISSVPGIEDYKASSWLSFISISKTHPLETSLGNFKVPLILRSFPTAPAMVKQEGSYPYTTNTNTVDDILNWNYQITYSQTFHYPQDQVDFEILFNVQENMAKALASFEDAFAQMAEFISVFPNINQVFNDTLIKIDATTTDASQFESAAVALSSYNQMVSRMADAAETSNGFALNTFNELLKQGYTADPYSFYIKESSTTIETTTGVLLVNIFGAVPEGIGTPIVNIPNYNAISIDPEDGASYSYYYTSKDTGKILEASIGQSIADREVLIPTMNILNRQDADTTANLKRNVELVPGKPSADDFVYTTGNIGFSNAFHPTIDSSEPLNIATINNPSSPNVGTLEQQLTILFDTLLAENSQDTISILMNANYSYQANSKLSDIFLPVIMQPLQSIQVLGDGSDKALKQMISDWANSIKEWFSTNQVDDTEASLWFDLTIFSNLTAQPKPLIRLRTLTLSLDYITDM, encoded by the coding sequence ATGCTCAATTAAGTTTAGATAATTTTATTCTTAAACTAGGGCAACAAGTTAAACCATTAATGGATGGTGGATATACATTATCATTAGTAGAAGGTTACAAAAATGGGAGTTATGTAAAAATTGATGACCTGACCAGTACGCTTACCGGGGCAGGAAATAAAGAAATCGTAGCTATCACTCTTGGGCCAGTTCCTCAGGAAGTTTATAATTATTACTATGCCAATTCGGGATTACCAGGAGTGTTTGAAGGTCAAGGATCATCCAGTTTACCTATTAGTTTAGGACGACCATTTCTACAAATTCCAAAAACCGGAGAAGAAGACAGAGCCAATTATCCTTCTACCTTATCCGCTGTAAACTATTCTCCTGTTGCAGAAGCGGCAAAAACCGCAGCATTAAACTTCAGAAATCAAACTTTTGATACCTATCTGCAAAAAACAAATCCTGGCAAACCTGAAACGTATTACGATGCATTAGCTGTTTCGGGAGCATTTATGGTAAATTCGTATACCGAATCTAATGATGTACACACCTATTTCACAAATTTGGGAGTTTATTATCAACAAGATATTCATGATAAACTAATGCTTGGTCTGGTAGGAGTAAAATTGGTCTTACCTATTGTTACGTTATTAGCATCTTCAAAAGCTCGTACCAAAACTAGTTCTGACACCGATCTAATGGTTTTAGAAGAAGAAGCACTTACATTAGAAGGTGTATATAATAAACTTATCAATAATTATAGTAATGGTGGTGTAAATATCCTAAATGCATTACCAAATACATATCTATCCTCTTTTTTCAAGCTCGTAACAGGTAATTTGTTTTTTATTACTGTAGCCAAAGAGGATATTACAGAAGAAAAAGACGGGGATACGGTAACACAAGTTACCTTATCTAAAGGAACAACAACTGCCTTTGGTCCTGATTTTAATATTACATTAAATTTTACCAGCCCCGAAGAGTCAGTTGTAACAGAGATTGAAACGGAAATAAATCAAAGTTGGAATATCGACGGAATCCCTTGGATAGGTTTCGAAAAGCCTGGTTTCAGTTTAAAAATTAACGAAGCCGGAAGCGCAGTAGAAGGAGGTTTGAAAGGGAATATTATTGGGTCTGGCAAAGATTCTAATAATGATCCTATAGTACTGGAAACAATGATCAAATACCCTGAAGAAGAGAACACCTGGCTTATTACTGGCGGTTTTAGCAGTCCTCTTAGTGTATCCAGTTTTTTCCAGATGGCCGGAGGTATTAATCTGGTTCAAGTACTTCAACCTCCTTTGAATGGAATGGCAGGTTTTGGTTTAAAAGACATTCAACTACACTACAACAATCAAACTCATGCATTTGATTATATGTCGTATGCAATGAGTACAGATACACCCTGGGAATTATCTGCAAATCCTCCTTTTCAAATTAATCCCAGTGTAGATGTGCAAGTCTATAACGTACAGGACGTAGCGAACAGAAAAATTGAATTTACGGTAACCGGTGATTTTACAATAGGTAAAGGAACAGTTAGCGTTTTAGGTACTTATCCTGATTTTAAAGTTCACGGAGGGCTAAGCGATGGTGTTATCCAGCTTAGTGACCTATTAGAATTATTTGGTACAGGACCATTGGATTTAGAAACTGCTGTGACCTTATTGGACTTTGACCTAAAACCAAATGAAAAATATTATCAGCTAAATACGATTCTCGAAGCGGATAAGCCTTTAGTTATAGGACCTCTTTTCACGATTAATAAACTAACAGTTAATATCATTCACAACACAGGTAATAATGAAGTTAGTATCGGAGGGGAATTTGTAGTATTACCCGAAAGTATGAAAATTGGGTTATCGCTACAATCTACTTATGCAACAGGAAGTGGTTGGACATTTACCGGCACACAGACCTCTGGAGCCTTAGAAATTGGGCAACTACTCACTTTTTACATTGCACCAACCTGGAAACCTGAGGATGGATTTGATTATGCGATTGATGGTCTTGGTTTTAAAATCCAGACAAAAACCAAATATTGGGAATTTAGCGGTAAAACTGCTAAACCCTGGGAGATTGATTTCCTTGATCTTAGTGTAGAAGGTAATGCTATGGTAGCATATGGTAAGAAAGATGAAGAAGCAGAGGTAGGATACTACGGTAATATAAATGCCAATGTTACCTGGTTGGGTATTAATTTTCAGGCATTCTATGATTTCGATCCCAGTGTAAAATCCTTTGGAATTATCTGGGAATTCTTAAAAGGTGAAGTAAAGGACATTGGTGTCAATGGAAAACATCATTATGTAGCAGAATTAAGCTTTACTGAGTCTACAACTATCGGTAGTATGGTAGAAAAAATGGTTTCCTGGGCAACAGGAACTCAATTTGGATTAGCTGCTCCCTGGAATCTTCTCGATAAGATACCACTTAACAACCTGAGTCTAAAGTATGATTTCACATCAAAACAGGTTGGCTTCAGCCTGGATATAGGTCCTATTTCATTAGGATTCGCTACTATAGAATCTATTGGGATTACCTACAAATCAAATCAACCTGACCCAAAAGATAATGGAGTGATGGTTACTTTAGATGGGAGTTTCTTATGGCAAGACAACACTAAGGAACCTTTGACCTGGGATGCCGCCAAACCAGAAACTACGCCTTCTCCTTCGGGACAAGGTAACAAATATCTTGATTTGAAATTACTGGCATTAGGTCAACATGTTACAATTCCTGGTTTTCAAAGTGTCGAAAAAGTACAGGAAGCTATAAAAATTATGAGAGAAGATCTTCCGTCAACTGAGCCAGGAGAAATTCCCGGTATCAATTTTGATGCTAACAGTAACTGGCTGGTAGGAATGGATTTTGGAGTACTTAAGCTTGAGGAAGATAAAAAATCTACATCGGCAGTGGCATTGGCAAATGGATCTGAAGCTAGTAGCAGTGGTTACTTTATCACCATGCAGATCGTTTTTAACGACCCTAATTTATATGCGCTACGCCTGGCTCTCGAAGGAGAACCCGCTCGTATTTTTAAAGGTCTGGATTTTCAGATTTTATACAAAAAAATCAGTGATACCATAGGACTATATAAAGCAGAAATCGCTTTACCCACAGTAATGCGAAAAATACAGTTAGGCCAGGTTAACCTTACATTGCCCATTTTTGGCATAGAATTATTCACCAATGGCGATTTTCAGGTAGATATAGGATTCCCGTGGAAAGAAGATTTTTCTCGATCATTTACTTTCCAAACCCTAATTTGGACACCGATAGGTATCCCGATCCCTGTTATGGGTTCTGCCGGAGTTTATTTTGGTAAGCTTAGCAGTGCTACAACTAATAAAGTACCGGATACCACTCTAGGTACTTTTAATCCGGTTCTGGTTTTTGGTTTCGGTATGCAATTTGGATTTGGCTATGATTTTGATGCTGGTATTTTGAAAGCAGGGTTTAGCCTTACTGCAGTAGCAATTTTAGAAGGGGTTCTGGCTAAGTACAATCCATATCAATTAACGACTACCTCTTCATCTAATGATGCTCAGGTAGCAGAGGCGTATTATTTCTGGTTTAGAGGTACAGTGGGTGTTATCGGAAAACTATATGGTACTATTGATTTTGCTATCATAAAAGCTGATCTTAATATTGATATCAGGTTACTGGCTCAATTAACCTTCTCTCCTTATGAGCCTATTGTAATTCAGTTATCAGCTTCGGTAAGTGTTTCATTGAGTGTAAGTATAAATCTGGGGTTATTCAAAATAAAAATGCACTTCAGCTTCTCTGCAAGCATCAGTCAGAGCATTACAATCAAAGCCATAGCAAGTAATCCACCTTGGGGAGATGCTTCTTCTGGCATGGCTTTAAAAGCGTATGCACAGAATGAGTTACAAAATGCAAAACAACTTCGTATCGCTTTACATAACCCACTTACAGTAGCATTGACTCAGGTTACACCAAACTGGTCTAATCTGGAAAAAGCGGCAGTAGTTGCTCCATTAACAGGATATTTGGGGCTAGGGCTTACTATGGCTGGTGATAAAGCTACCGAACTAAGCGAGCAACAAGCATGCTATATTGCTATGCTTTTCTTAGAATCTATGACACCACCACAAGAGGATCGTATAGATGGATATCAAAAAGCTTTTAAAGACACCGCAGATTCTTCTTTTGAGTTGTTAAGTAAAGAAATTTTTAGATGGACAGTCGCTGCGCTTCAGAATGGTTCTATCAGTAGTGAACAAGTAGATAATACTCCTGTCACCAGTTCGCAATTAACACAATTATTAGCGTATTTTAGTGATCCTTCTAATCCTAGTCCAATCCCGACAGAAGCTATAGATTCTTTTATGACAGATCAGTTTGATTTGCATATTCAGGAACAGCCACAGCAAGAAACAGATGTCAACGCCACATTTTTCCCAATGGCATTGTCACTAGAATTATCGACACCAGATTATGATACCGATTATAAAGGAGTGACCTATGATTTTGAAAGTTATAATACTATTTCTTCTACATATATAAGTGATCTTAGAAAATACTTCGATCAATTAGCAATCCAAATGCAAGAGAAAGATCCTGCAACTTTTGCTGCTTTTGCAGAAGGAGAAGATATTTCTGTAGGTAACTTCGTATTTAGTGACTATTTCTTACTGATTGCCAAACAAATGGTTCAGAATGCGCAGGATTCTTTAAAAGATTTTAAATATTACACCAATAGCGGAGATAGCCCAGACAGTATTGTAAAATGGGTTAATGATCATGGTGACCTCTCTGGGGATATGGCATATACTATTGCCGAACTTTTTAACGATAATTCTGGGATAGCACTAAATTCTGGCAAAACCATGTATATTGCTAAAAGTACATATACTGTGCAACAGGGAGATACTTTTGATAGTATTGCTAATCAAGCTATTTATGGAAAGAGCTTTGATGGAAATAGCCTGGCAACTTTAAACCAAGAAATTCAAAACATTCTGCAAGAGGGCATTGCTATTAGTTTTACCTATAACAATTATACATACGATTACACCACTTTACCTTCTCAATCTCTGGTCCAAGTAGTTAAAGCTATCAATGATACCGTACCAAAAGGAAATCAAATTGATATCAATATTTTGATTACTGATGGCGGTATTGCTTCTATAGCGAACTTATTACTTCCTGTTGCAACATTAAACATTGGATTAATTACATATACTACAGTCGAAGGAGATAACCTGAGAAGTGTAGCTTCCAAATTTAATGTTACTCCAGAAGACCTCGCTAATTCTGACGATAAAGATCATAATAACGATAAGATTACAGATCTATTTGATTCTGCTACATTGGATATGGCAAACCTGGAACAGTTTAAAGTAGGCGAACTACTTAAAGAAATTCAGGCTACTCAGGGCATACAACACTTGTCTGGTATGACTTCTCGATATTACCTGGCGGGTCTTAAACTTCCGGTAGATGGAGTTACTCCAAACTATAAAGGGATGTGGGTAGAAGATAATAAAGGTGTTTTATCATACGGGGATCTTGAATCTGCAGGACTATATGCACTAGATGGTCAGCAGTTTCCTATCCCCACTCTTACAGAAGGTAATAATTTTGAAATTACCTTTAGCAAACCAGATCCAGATGCATTAAAATGGTTATCATTTAATGGTGATGATCCTGCTAAAATGGTAATCACTATTAAACCCGATAGTGATGATGCTATCAGCATAAATAAAGTTGCTGAATATGCTACCAAAAACAAATTAAATACTGGCCTTAGCTTCTTAGGTGTTAATGATTTGTTTACCAATAGCGAAGCTAGTTATCCATATACATCAGAGATTGTTTGGAATGCTGCTTCTTCTATTAATCTTCCGTACGGAGGTACTTCTCCTGGTGTACCTACATTAAGTTTATGGCCATTACCAGATACATTACTGCAACTACCAGATCTAAATACACGAGCGGTTAATCCAAGAATGGAATTTTTAATAGGTCAATACGATGACGTCTCTAAAAAGATGATCAATCATGATGTTGCATATTATGGGTTAGGATCTCTGGTAGAGGTTACTATAAAGAAAGTACCTATAGTTTCTGATAGCCCATCTACACAGACCACTTACGAAGTAGTTGGAGCAAATAGTAATAACGCTAATATTCTTGAAAAAATAGTTAGTGAAATTGGTGATAACAATTCACTAATTGCCAGCCTGATCCCTGCTTATGCCGTTGATTCTAATGGAAGCACTCCCGATGGTATCCAGACAGATGCACAAAATGCACTCACAATGGGATTAGCTCAGGTAAATCTTTCTACGGAAACCAGACCTGATATGGCTTTTGATGCATTACTAAAAACGGCATCGATTCCCGAAGACGAAAAAATGCGATTGCTCAATACGCAAACAGATTTCTTACGATTGCTATGGCAAGCCAGCATTACCAGAAACGGAGGATACTATTTATACTACTATAATACAGATAGTAAACAAGGGCTTCCGGATCGTATTTTTGATGATAACGGAGAGGCTACATTATCATTTATTGTAATGTACAGCAAACCTTCTGAAGAAAGCCTTCAAAATACAATAACTTCGTATATGAATGTTTTTGCTAATGGGGAGGCTATTAATAAAGATAACTCTGTACTCTTTGCACAATCCAATCCGAATGCTATAAAATTAGCATCTGCCAATACACAAACATTAGGTGAGCTGGCCTATGCATACTACGGAAATATTGCTGATGTAGCTTCCGATAATCAAAACCTGACCCTTAGATCAGGGATTAAATTAAATATCAATGAAGGCATCTACGAAGTTGGAGTTGGTGGTAATACGCTTCAGGAAATTGCTACTCGTTTTGAGACTACTGTTGCTGCCATACAGGAAATCAATAAACAGAAATCAGGTAGTGAATTACCAGATCAGCTGAACTTATTTGATTCTATTTTCTTACCGCAGCTTACCATCACTGTAGGTACCAGCCCTGGCGGTACTTCCTTCGCTTCATTATCTGATTTTTACGGAGAGAATATTTCTTCTATAGCCAATTACAATCAAGATGTTATAGGGATATTTGCCGATAATCAAGATATTACAATCATTGGTGGTCCAAAAATCAGAACAGCTACCGTTGCAGCAGGTACTACTTCTATAGATGCAATACGACCTATACCTGCTCCTGTTCCCGATAATCCAAAAACAGCAGGTTTTGGAGAACTATTCTTACAAAATGTATATAGTTCACTCACCTATCAGGTAGTCGCTAATGCTTATTTTAACAGTAGTAACATTGGTTTACCTTCTGGTCCGACAACAGATGCAGAAGATCCAGAGAGTACCGATAAAATCCAGGTTCCAAAAACACTAACTGCCAATGATAACTGGAACTACCAGGTAAGCATACCTTATACCCGTTTTAGTAAAGAGGTAGTCGCTTCAGAAAATGATCTTCCCGATGGAAACGATAGTCCATATTTAGGATTAGGTGATATTCTTCAAGTTAATTTTGCATGGCAAGATATTTATGGTAACAGTATTATAAGCGAATTATCAGATCCATCGACAACCAGTAAAGAACCATTAAATGAACCGCCTGTATTAACAGGATATACAGATGCTATTCTTGGACTTAACCAGTGGCCTTCAATTAGTTCTTCCTGGATGGTCACCGGAGAAGAAGGGCAGGCCAAACTAGATACGGGATTAAACTTTGATCCTAGTTATTATCAGGGACTGATCTCTACAACAGCAAAAAGCAGTACTACCATTCTGGGACAATATACTGTAACTGTAGATGAAACCAGTGCTATAGATAAAGCTAACTATACAATTGATCAAAATGTCAATATCGAGTCTATTGTTCTTAATTCTGATAAGAAATCGGTCACTATTACGGTAGATAACATTCCTGAAAATGTAGAAATAACGGTAACCGTAAGTAATGTTAAAGCCGATGTAACGAATCCAAGTGATACAAATGTTCTTGTTTTTAATGGCTGGTCAAAATTTAGCGCTGATAATGATAAAGATCTGGCTACTTCTACAGTGATAGAACAAGCCACAAGAGATCTACAAACCTATACTCAGATTTGGTACCAGTTAACCGATCCTAATGGTATCGCTTTTCAAATAAATACTACATTAACTCCTGATCCTTTTGTACTAAGCAAAGATGATGTGAACAGCTTGGTTCAAGAATGGATTGCTTCTATCTATCTATTCATAGCTAATCGCAGTATGGGAGAAATTACTACTGCAACACCAGATAGTGATCATACCATATCTTTTGACATAGATGCTGCACAAGTAAATACCGATCAAATATTCAGATTAGAGTTAAGTTTTACCATCGAGCGTATCGGAGGTTCTATTTCTGGTGATTTCGAAACTACCGGAGGTATTAAATCTGCCAGTACCAGTATTCCGCCTTTATCAAAAGTTGAAGCAGGAAAAACAACAGGTTTAGAAGACTTTGCTACCGGATTTGAAACTGCTTTATCTAAAAGTGATGTGTATCAACTTAAAGTTACTTCTGGTGTAGACCGCGATGAGAATCTAAGTAATACTGGGGGTACAGAAATATGGGCTACTCGATTAGGTCTTGATTCGACTACCAGTATTGGATATGAGATCAACGATACCAGTAACCCGGTGATTTTTGCACCAAAACCAATATCTAATAAGCTAGAGACAAAAGATCACATTCCTATCTATTATTTTAATCCTAAGACGGGGATAGATTTCTCTACTCCTTCTACCTATACTGATTTTAAAAATATTGATATGGATCTTTGGGGTAAACAGATCTTTTCGAGTATTGATGATGTATTAACTCCAGAATTTACAGCTGCTATTCAATTAGTTGATAATTTCGGAAGTACAACATTCCTTACCGATATGCTGGCCAACAAAAAACGACTGGCAGAAATCCTTAAGCTATCAATGGTGCCTGTTTTTGCAGGGCAGACAGCAGATACATCTAATATTCAGGAAACCTTCTTACAGCAATTATTAGTTAAACTTAGTAATGCGTATACCACTCGTGCTGGAATTCAATTTGCTGCCACGGTACAGGCAGATACCATTCCTGAAGGTGCAGATACTCCTCAATTATACGGAAACATCAATCTGAACTTTATCTTTATGGGAGTAGAATTAGATCAGGAAGAAGCTACTATAGTGTATCTTTTCTTCTCTAATTTTATGAGTAAAGAAGAAGCAGAAAAAATAGGTAATTATACCGTTTCTGATGACATAAATGTTTTAAACGCTTCACTCCTCAGCGAGAATAATCGAATTGTTCGTTTAAAATTAAGTGCCGATGCTGTAATCAACAAAACTATAGTAACTATAACAGATACATTGTTTGATGAAGTTGGAAACGTTATTACACCTCCGCTAAGTCATACCGTACAGAAAAATGTTGATGGCGGTAACTTCAGCTCATCCTTTAGTCTAAGTTCGCCAAAATTGGCATTAAGTGAAAGTAAAGACGCCAAGCTGCCCTTCCTGCTTTCTTCTCCAGATATCATTAGAGGTACCGAAAATGAAGTATTATCCTATGTAGATCTGGGTATTACATATGCTGGCTTTGCTATCGAGCATCAAATTAGTTCGGTTCCGGGAATCGAGGATTATAAAGCTTCTTCATGGTTAAGTTTTATTTCAATAAGCAAAACTCATCCATTAGAAACTTCATTAGGCAATTTTAAAGTTCCTTTGATTTTAAGGTCCTTCCCTACTGCACCTGCAATGGTTAAGCAAGAAGGTTCTTATCCTTATACGACCAATACGAATACGGTAGATGACATCCTAAATTGGAACTACCAGATCACCTATTCTCAAACTTTTCACTACCCTCAGGATCAGGTTGATTTTGAGATTCTGTTTAATGTTCAGGAGAATATGGCTAAAGCTCTTGCCAGTTTTGAAGATGCATTTGCACAGATGGCTGAGTTTATTTCTGTTTTCCCTAACATCAATCAGGTATTTAATGATACATTGATCAAGATCGATGCTACGACTACAGATGCTTCTCAGTTCGAATCAGCTGCGGTAGCTTTATCATCATATAACCAGATGGTTTCCAGAATGGCAGATGCCGCAGAAACCAGTAATGGCTTTGCTCTTAATACTTTTAATGAGCTATTAAAACAAGGCTATACTGCAGATCCGTATTCTTTTTACATCAAAGAAAGTTCTACAACAATAGAAACTACTACAGGAGTATTATTAGTTAATATTTTTGGTGCAGTGCCAGAAGGAATAGGCACACCGATTGTGAATATACCTAATTACAATGCAATTAGTATTGACCCAGAAGATGGAGCCAGTTATAGTTATTATTATACTTCTAAAGATACAGGTAAAATCCTTGAAGCTTCTATTGGGCAATCTATAGCAGATCGTGAGGTACTTATCCCTACGATGAACATCCTAAACAGACAGGATGCCGATACTACTGCAAACCTGAAGCGTAATGTAGAGTTAGTCCCTGGTAAACCATCGGCAGATGATTTTGTATATACCACAGGTAATATTGGGTTTTCGAATGCATTTCACCCAACTATAGATAGTAGCGAACCGCTAAATATTGCAACGATAAATAATCCGTCCAGCCCTAACGTGGGAACATTAGAGCAACAGCTTACCATTTTGTTTGATACATTATTGGCAGAAAACTCCCAGGATACCATTAGTATTTTGATGAATGCTAATTATAGCTATCAAGCAAACAGCAAGCTAAGTGATATTTTCCTTCCGGTAATTATGCAACCATTACAGTCGATACAGGTACTAGGTGATGGATCGGATAAAGCACTAAAACAAATGATTTCTGATTGGGCCAATAGCATTAAAGAATGGTTTAGTACAAATCAGGTAGATGACACCGAAGCATCGCTTTGGTTTGATCTTACTATATTTTCTAATCTAACCGCACAACCTAAACCATTAATTCGATTAAGAACATTAACATTATCACTAGATTATATTACAGACATGTAA